One window of the Granulicella arctica genome contains the following:
- a CDS encoding DNA polymerase Y family protein: MEYAAIHIPEFPVVAWLRSDAAARSHALAVTEGMTPLQRVVSINRSARNQGVSRGMSKVQAEAIGSLIFRNRSIAEETISFEDVLEIAERFSPRIEALSGPLNSYAQAHSLSVSLLIDRTGTETLFGTAEQYARKLKCEFDAASFPCSVATCSNAEASLLLARSHTGVICVQTNELAKRLAPLPISLLRCDEATLTVFGRWGVRTLGELAALPETSLISRIGQQARRLQRLARGTEDHLLVPEEADLVLSETVTLDTPLVLLDSLLFVASPMLERIMRRAIERAYALRSLTLGLQLEKAPAYERHIRPAIATQNRDLLLKLLNLDLQSHPPSAAILGVTLTAEAARPQTAQRGLFQAQFPEPDKLDILLARLRSIAGDHNVGTPELRNSHRDDEVTMTSFRPSVLTPGASVSKPSCLALRRFRPAQPVRVSLKNGTPSLLFWQGGRLDLAEVKGPWQSSGYWWDGRTWEADEWDAVVVQPLYALRLRYERAPKAWTIAGVYD, translated from the coding sequence ATGGAATATGCCGCGATCCACATCCCGGAGTTTCCTGTCGTTGCATGGCTGCGATCGGATGCCGCCGCCCGCTCCCATGCCCTCGCCGTAACCGAGGGCATGACGCCACTCCAGCGTGTTGTCTCCATCAATCGCTCAGCGAGAAACCAAGGCGTCTCGCGCGGCATGAGCAAGGTTCAGGCCGAGGCCATTGGATCATTAATCTTCCGTAATCGTTCTATCGCGGAAGAGACCATATCGTTTGAGGACGTGTTGGAGATCGCCGAGCGGTTCTCCCCACGAATTGAAGCTCTGTCAGGACCGCTCAACAGCTACGCTCAGGCCCATTCGTTATCTGTCTCGCTCCTGATAGATCGCACTGGCACCGAGACATTGTTCGGCACCGCAGAACAGTACGCCCGAAAGCTGAAGTGTGAGTTTGATGCGGCAAGTTTTCCTTGCAGCGTAGCCACTTGCTCGAACGCGGAAGCAAGTCTGCTACTCGCTCGTTCGCATACTGGAGTGATTTGCGTCCAGACAAACGAACTGGCAAAGAGGCTTGCTCCACTGCCCATCTCATTGCTCCGCTGCGATGAAGCCACTTTGACTGTGTTTGGCAGGTGGGGAGTGCGGACGCTTGGAGAGCTTGCGGCACTCCCCGAGACTTCGCTCATCAGTCGCATCGGACAGCAAGCGAGACGCCTGCAGCGTCTCGCTCGTGGCACAGAAGATCATCTGCTTGTACCGGAAGAGGCAGATCTTGTTCTCTCCGAGACCGTGACACTCGATACGCCGCTCGTCCTACTGGACTCGCTGCTCTTTGTCGCCTCGCCGATGTTGGAACGCATCATGCGCCGCGCCATCGAACGTGCCTATGCGCTGAGAAGTCTGACCCTTGGCTTGCAACTGGAGAAAGCCCCAGCCTACGAGCGGCACATCCGTCCCGCAATCGCTACGCAGAACCGCGACTTGTTGCTCAAGCTGCTCAATCTGGACTTGCAAAGCCACCCGCCGTCGGCGGCCATCCTTGGCGTGACGCTCACGGCAGAAGCCGCGCGTCCGCAGACAGCACAGCGCGGCCTTTTCCAAGCCCAGTTTCCAGAGCCGGACAAGCTCGACATCCTCCTCGCAAGACTCCGCTCGATTGCCGGCGACCACAATGTAGGCACACCGGAACTAAGAAACAGTCATCGTGACGATGAAGTCACAATGACATCGTTTCGTCCCAGTGTCCTCACTCCGGGCGCGTCCGTGTCGAAGCCGTCATGTCTTGCGCTTCGCAGGTTCCGTCCGGCCCAGCCCGTCCGGGTGTCGTTGAAGAACGGAACGCCGTCACTTCTTTTCTGGCAGGGCGGACGACTAGACCTTGCCGAAGTTAAAGGCCCTTGGCAGTCGAGCGGTTATTGGTGGGATGGTCGAACATGGGAAGCTGACGAATGGGATGCCGTCGTTGTGCAGCCCCTCTACGCCCTCCGCCTTCGTTATGAACGCGCACCGAAGGCGTGGACTATCGCAGGTGTGTATGACTGA
- a CDS encoding DNA recombination/repair protein RecA, with the protein MALQSRSAALRQEIESSLASRIPAALSPQAVQAPRLLPISNESVSALLDGGLPIGGICEFTGPASAGRTSLAFSVLSEATVDSACAYIDVSDSLDPRSAAAAGVRLTNLLWVRFSDGQEARASSAQPSQSVMPKRDDVGDRSTQHHGIRHPRTETKGIDRALEKMLIQKAETRLKKMEGTPGFPNQNLSLAAASEEQIAFEHFNARRADASDPLRQIDRRAADDARERAQLPAVVQGGLKRETKPWSKLDKALRTADQILQAGGFRVVVLDLVSVTPEQALRIPSATWYRFSRAAQEGDAILLLLTQEPCARSSAKCVLDCSPRIAANESTHVLSSMIHTAEVIRQRVANPYGEKAPGRAVEWSSTAPWMRAAGR; encoded by the coding sequence ATGGCACTGCAATCACGAAGCGCGGCTCTACGGCAGGAGATCGAGAGCAGCCTTGCGTCTCGAATTCCCGCCGCCTTATCGCCTCAGGCTGTGCAAGCTCCCCGGCTTCTCCCTATCAGCAATGAGTCTGTAAGCGCCCTACTCGACGGCGGATTGCCCATCGGTGGCATCTGCGAATTTACCGGTCCTGCCTCGGCCGGCAGGACATCGCTTGCTTTTTCTGTTCTGAGTGAAGCGACGGTCGATTCCGCCTGCGCCTACATCGACGTGAGTGACAGCCTTGACCCGAGAAGCGCCGCCGCCGCCGGAGTGCGACTCACGAATCTCCTCTGGGTGCGCTTTTCGGACGGGCAGGAGGCGCGAGCAAGCTCTGCCCAACCCAGCCAATCCGTCATGCCTAAGCGAGATGATGTGGGAGATAGATCGACCCAGCATCACGGTATCCGACACCCACGCACCGAGACGAAGGGCATCGATCGGGCATTAGAGAAGATGCTTATTCAGAAGGCAGAGACGCGGCTCAAGAAGATGGAAGGAACCCCGGGCTTTCCAAACCAAAATCTTAGCCTCGCGGCCGCCTCGGAGGAGCAAATCGCGTTCGAGCATTTCAACGCCCGCCGTGCCGATGCGTCTGATCCTTTACGGCAGATCGACCGCAGAGCTGCGGACGATGCCCGCGAACGCGCCCAATTACCCGCAGTCGTACAGGGCGGGTTGAAACGTGAGACCAAACCGTGGAGCAAGTTGGATAAGGCTCTCCGGACAGCGGACCAGATTCTTCAGGCTGGAGGCTTTCGGGTCGTAGTGCTTGACCTCGTCTCCGTCACCCCAGAGCAAGCACTTCGTATCCCGTCAGCGACCTGGTATCGGTTCAGCCGCGCCGCGCAGGAGGGCGATGCCATCCTGCTCCTCCTGACGCAGGAGCCGTGTGCCAGATCGAGCGCAAAGTGCGTGCTCGACTGTTCCCCCCGCATAGCTGCAAACGAATCAACCCATGTCCTCAGCAGCATGATCCACACAGCGGAAGTCATTCGCCAGCGTGTAGCGAATCCTTACGGTGAAAAAGCACCGGGCCGAGCGGTCGAGTGGAGTTCGACCGCGCCGTGGATGCGCGCGGCGGGGAGATAG
- the dinB gene encoding DNA polymerase IV produces MPSQNPLIPLSVNGAPTPRKIVHIDMDAFYASVEQRDNPDLRGRPVVVAWRGNRSVVCAASYEARRFGVRSAMPALTAERLCPGAVFIPPDFVRYKEASRAIRGIFERHTDLIEPLSLDEAYLDVTENKTGLPTATLVAKTIRQQIRAELNLVASAGVAPNKFLAKIASDWKKPDGLFVIQPHEAQSFLQPLTVGRIPGVGQVTESRMKAVGIATISDLFNLDLAQLEAHFGRYGIRLHQLARGIDHNPVVPNRASKSISAEDTFERDIPLAETELLIRRLAEKVWRGSSENARCARTVVLKLKTREFATITRSLTPLSPPCSCNELTAIALSLRERVEFGPHQLFRLVGVGLSNFQLEDIPPTPAHLDNIHQPN; encoded by the coding sequence GTGCCGAGCCAGAATCCACTCATTCCGCTATCTGTGAACGGCGCTCCGACACCACGCAAAATCGTGCATATCGACATGGACGCGTTCTATGCGTCCGTTGAACAGAGAGACAATCCAGACTTGCGGGGGAGGCCGGTCGTTGTTGCATGGCGAGGCAATCGCTCGGTTGTGTGCGCCGCTTCCTACGAAGCGCGTCGTTTTGGAGTACGATCCGCGATGCCCGCGCTTACGGCAGAGCGTCTTTGCCCCGGAGCGGTCTTCATCCCGCCTGACTTCGTCCGCTACAAAGAAGCCTCACGAGCTATCCGGGGAATTTTCGAACGCCATACAGATTTGATCGAGCCCCTCTCTCTCGACGAGGCGTATCTGGACGTGACGGAAAACAAAACAGGCTTGCCCACTGCAACCCTCGTGGCTAAGACGATTCGGCAGCAGATACGTGCAGAGCTCAATCTAGTCGCGTCTGCCGGCGTCGCGCCCAACAAGTTTCTGGCGAAGATCGCTTCTGACTGGAAGAAGCCGGACGGGCTATTTGTTATTCAACCCCACGAAGCACAAAGCTTTTTACAGCCGTTGACCGTAGGGCGGATACCAGGAGTTGGACAAGTCACCGAGTCTCGAATGAAGGCTGTCGGCATCGCCACCATCAGCGATTTGTTCAATCTCGACTTGGCGCAGTTGGAGGCTCACTTTGGACGCTACGGGATTCGGCTCCATCAGCTCGCCCGTGGGATCGACCATAATCCGGTCGTGCCAAATCGAGCAAGCAAGTCGATATCTGCAGAAGACACCTTCGAGCGTGACATTCCGCTTGCTGAAACGGAACTTTTGATCCGTCGCCTCGCAGAGAAGGTTTGGAGGGGTTCAAGCGAAAATGCGCGGTGCGCAAGGACAGTCGTTCTCAAGCTAAAGACGAGAGAGTTTGCCACGATCACCCGCAGCTTAACTCCTCTGTCTCCACCCTGCTCTTGCAACGAACTAACTGCCATCGCCCTCTCTCTACGAGAGCGAGTTGAGTTTGGACCGCATCAGCTATTTCGTTTGGTTGGAGTGGGTCTGAGCAACTTTCAGCTCGAAGATATACCGCCAACGCCAGCCCACCTTGACAATATCCATCAGCCCAACTGA
- a CDS encoding ATP-binding protein, with protein sequence MWAEIWDVVEPLLRSVRESQEAIYRDDLQLFVSRNGFVEEAYFSFSYGPIFRQGEVAGIFSPCTETTAYVLQRRRLALLRKIAAIPISESIEEAAIQCVRVLSEDAHDVSFAALYLCASDGGRAQFVAQTGLGDFARLAEVVSVEDMSAPGGFAEPLRGILRDHQAVILDDLQETVGPITGGVWQDPQKSALLLPLRGLNDSALSGVLVAGISPRLPYNEEYRVFLDLLAEQISNVLLRTSSFLEERRRSDLFSSMFKSAPAFIAILRGPEHVFQFTNAPYTQLIGNRDVIGLPVIRALPEVREQGFVDLLDRVFRSGTPYRGDSVKVELQRGEGGAFESRYITFVYQPTYDASENVDGIFVLGMDVSETVAAHEALRKSEKLSAAGRLAATIAHEVNNPLEALTNLLYLVRDGVSSEGATYLSMAEDELTRIAHITKQTLAFYRESTAPLLFDVSNTVDSVVVFYRKQAQRNGVELRTELQPECNVFAIEGELKQVLSNLIANSLDALSGRTGSITIWTRTRNGCVHMAISDNGTGIPSNVLSKIWEPFFTTKATVGTGLGLWVTREIIEKHRGSLRVRTSTSGCRHGTTFSIIFPYEDKRHGDSLSSLEDICASVSTDGNRVYED encoded by the coding sequence ATGTGGGCTGAGATCTGGGATGTGGTCGAACCTCTTCTTCGCTCCGTTCGAGAGAGCCAAGAAGCGATCTATCGTGACGACCTCCAACTCTTCGTGAGCCGGAACGGATTCGTCGAGGAGGCCTACTTCTCGTTTTCGTACGGCCCAATCTTCCGTCAAGGTGAAGTCGCCGGAATTTTTAGTCCATGCACGGAGACTACAGCTTACGTTCTTCAACGCAGACGGCTGGCTTTGCTCCGGAAGATTGCCGCCATACCAATTTCGGAAAGCATCGAAGAAGCCGCAATTCAGTGTGTTCGCGTTCTTTCCGAAGACGCCCATGATGTCTCATTTGCGGCTCTTTACCTTTGTGCGTCTGACGGGGGTCGCGCACAATTCGTAGCGCAAACGGGACTAGGAGACTTTGCAAGACTGGCGGAAGTTGTAAGCGTGGAGGATATGTCTGCACCGGGTGGATTCGCGGAGCCCCTTCGTGGCATACTCCGGGATCACCAAGCCGTCATACTCGATGATCTGCAAGAAACGGTCGGGCCAATCACGGGAGGCGTCTGGCAGGATCCGCAGAAGAGTGCGCTTCTGTTGCCATTGCGCGGTCTGAACGATAGCGCACTGTCTGGTGTTCTTGTCGCGGGCATCAGCCCCCGACTTCCATACAACGAAGAATATCGTGTCTTTCTCGATCTTTTGGCGGAACAAATCTCAAATGTGCTTCTTCGAACATCTTCTTTCCTGGAAGAACGCAGACGGTCAGACCTGTTTTCCTCCATGTTCAAGAGTGCACCGGCCTTCATCGCTATCCTGCGCGGGCCTGAGCACGTTTTCCAGTTCACAAATGCGCCTTATACGCAGCTAATTGGAAACCGCGATGTGATCGGCCTGCCTGTCATACGTGCGCTGCCAGAAGTCCGTGAGCAAGGGTTTGTGGATCTACTCGATAGAGTATTCCGCTCAGGGACGCCTTATCGCGGCGATAGCGTCAAGGTCGAACTACAACGTGGTGAAGGTGGTGCATTTGAAAGCCGGTACATCACTTTCGTGTATCAACCTACCTATGACGCTAGCGAGAACGTAGATGGCATCTTCGTTCTCGGGATGGACGTGAGTGAAACCGTCGCTGCTCACGAGGCGTTGCGAAAATCTGAGAAACTCAGCGCGGCCGGCCGACTCGCGGCGACCATCGCGCATGAGGTAAACAACCCTCTTGAAGCGCTGACAAACCTTCTCTACCTCGTCCGCGATGGCGTCAGCTCTGAAGGCGCGACTTATCTTTCGATGGCTGAAGACGAACTAACGCGCATAGCGCACATTACGAAGCAGACATTGGCGTTCTACCGGGAATCGACAGCGCCGCTCCTTTTCGACGTTAGTAATACCGTCGATTCGGTCGTCGTTTTCTACCGCAAGCAGGCGCAACGCAATGGTGTCGAGTTGCGAACCGAATTACAGCCTGAATGCAATGTCTTCGCCATTGAGGGCGAGCTGAAACAGGTTCTTTCCAATCTGATTGCTAATTCTCTCGATGCGCTCAGTGGGCGAACAGGAAGCATCACGATTTGGACGAGAACGCGAAATGGCTGCGTTCACATGGCAATTTCAGACAACGGAACAGGTATCCCCTCCAATGTTCTGAGCAAAATCTGGGAGCCCTTTTTTACGACGAAGGCGACTGTCGGAACGGGGCTAGGTTTATGGGTGACTCGCGAGATCATTGAAAAGCATCGTGGTTCATTGCGCGTACGAACGAGCACTTCAGGATGCAGACACGGTACGACTTTTTCAATCATCTTTCCTTACGAGGACAAGCGTCACGGCGATAGCTTATCAAGCTTAGAAGACATTTGTGCAAGTGTCTCGACTGACGGCAACCGCGTTTATGAGGACTAA
- a CDS encoding Cif family virulence factor, which translates to MSAARTTANEFLSKWIHAWNHHDARQLGLLQTVDANTVNRFGTLVEGRTAVEKALSFLHRPGGPFHDVTAPPLKLIDVRQIAPTVIILQASWKNPAMNPDGKLDLVKEDDMLVSYTLLKEGGDWKATQMDLHNVEKMDLPFSNPGQKS; encoded by the coding sequence TTGTCCGCTGCCCGTACAACAGCAAACGAGTTCCTCAGCAAATGGATTCATGCCTGGAATCATCACGACGCCCGCCAACTCGGTCTCCTTCAGACCGTAGACGCCAATACAGTCAACCGCTTCGGCACATTGGTGGAGGGTCGCACCGCGGTTGAGAAGGCGCTTAGCTTCCTGCATCGGCCCGGAGGCCCATTTCATGATGTCACCGCGCCGCCCTTAAAGCTGATCGACGTACGACAGATCGCTCCGACCGTGATAATTTTGCAGGCAAGCTGGAAGAATCCGGCGATGAATCCGGACGGTAAGCTCGATCTTGTCAAAGAGGACGATATGCTTGTGTCATATACGCTGCTGAAAGAGGGCGGCGACTGGAAGGCAACCCAGATGGACCTGCACAATGTGGAGAAGATGGATCTACCCTTTTCGAACCCAGGTCAGAAGTCTTAG
- a CDS encoding helix-turn-helix domain-containing protein has product MLTAQSATPSTFLSPFIQQYVQRKTAANEAEIIEPVLPRAGAMLEFQFGSVYDVKALGTGRLRPSWAATVIGPIDAHRVRLILRDHVQSMVVLFRPLGLYRLFRIPLSPLTGAGTEGHAVLGPQVSSLYQRLGNAESFGDRVRLLDSFFLHRLQRVQSLDPTARAMHRLASGGCNVGDAARMIGISERQFGRRSLEWAGVSPKALARVSRFQRAIGEYRSSQSSWLDIAHKVGYYDQMHLVRDFHDLGGGPPTQVLKKISEEHLISFCCGRSPGAANLFGVAGGAPPSSNTGKPPMRSPSQMSPDKSAHRYSTSTGGNGVYQEQSSCV; this is encoded by the coding sequence ATGCTGACAGCGCAGAGCGCGACCCCAAGCACCTTCTTGTCACCTTTTATTCAGCAGTATGTGCAGCGCAAAACGGCTGCCAACGAGGCTGAGATCATTGAACCAGTTCTTCCCCGCGCTGGGGCGATGCTGGAGTTTCAGTTTGGCTCGGTCTACGATGTCAAGGCGCTTGGAACAGGAAGACTAAGACCTTCTTGGGCAGCAACCGTGATCGGTCCCATCGATGCGCACAGGGTGCGTCTGATCCTGCGCGATCACGTCCAGTCAATGGTTGTTCTGTTCCGGCCGCTCGGCCTGTACCGTCTCTTCCGAATACCACTCTCACCGCTCACGGGAGCCGGAACAGAAGGACATGCCGTGTTGGGGCCGCAAGTCTCGTCTCTCTATCAGCGGCTCGGCAATGCGGAGAGCTTTGGAGATCGCGTGCGGCTATTGGATAGTTTCTTCCTCCATCGGCTTCAACGAGTCCAATCGCTCGATCCCACAGCACGGGCCATGCACCGGTTGGCATCAGGCGGATGCAACGTAGGTGACGCCGCAAGGATGATTGGAATAAGCGAGAGACAGTTTGGGCGAAGATCGCTCGAGTGGGCCGGAGTTTCTCCGAAAGCCCTGGCGCGGGTGTCGCGCTTTCAACGTGCCATCGGGGAGTACCGATCAAGCCAAAGCAGTTGGCTCGACATCGCTCATAAAGTTGGCTACTACGACCAGATGCACCTAGTGCGAGATTTTCATGATCTAGGAGGTGGCCCTCCGACCCAAGTGCTGAAGAAGATCTCAGAGGAACATCTGATCTCGTTCTGTTGCGGACGATCGCCTGGTGCGGCAAACTTGTTTGGCGTTGCGGGCGGCGCTCCACCTTCTTCGAACACTGGGAAACCGCCAATGCGCTCACCGAGCCAGATGAGCCCTGACAAGTCGGCTCATCGTTATTCAACCTCAACTGGCGGAAACGGCGTTTATCAGGAGCAATCATCCTGTGTATGA
- a CDS encoding SgcJ/EcaC family oxidoreductase encodes MISIMIKLRLFSLGVFLIAGTLTIAAQSSGDDQAVRTFFANADIAWNNHDARQLTNLQNATVDADFINVYGGWAKGMEPFVAIMTKLQAGPFHDVHRQTTVEKIRFIRDDVAVVITTIVDRHGGGPPASTRGIFVLSKEQGHWLLNSFQNTQITSPPERAQVPQTPASSPH; translated from the coding sequence ATGATTTCGATCATGATTAAGCTTCGGTTGTTTTCGCTAGGTGTTTTTCTCATTGCAGGCACGTTGACCATTGCTGCCCAGAGCAGCGGTGATGACCAAGCTGTTCGAACCTTCTTTGCAAATGCGGACATAGCATGGAACAACCATGATGCTCGGCAACTCACCAACCTGCAGAACGCAACTGTAGACGCAGATTTCATCAATGTCTATGGAGGTTGGGCGAAAGGCATGGAACCCTTCGTTGCAATTATGACGAAGCTTCAGGCTGGGCCATTTCACGACGTCCACAGACAAACTACTGTTGAGAAAATACGCTTTATCCGCGATGATGTGGCAGTTGTCATCACCACGATCGTTGATCGTCACGGCGGTGGGCCTCCCGCCAGCACTCGTGGCATATTTGTTCTGAGCAAGGAACAAGGGCACTGGCTCCTCAATTCTTTTCAGAACACGCAAATTACCTCCCCCCCAGAACGGGCCCAAGTCCCTCAGACACCCGCCTCCTCCCCGCACTAA